From a region of the Thiorhodovibrio winogradskyi genome:
- a CDS encoding YcjF family protein — MDIIESAKQRIQREVTDIENRTDLTDDQKRSRIIHIFSATCAAVAVQPIPFADIFVLTPIQAYMGTRLSAIRGMPLSEKEAKDLVVEIGGVVGLGMIAQQIALGLYKTGLPFLAGFTTIPLVYGLTYAIGRVMDLYLEKKERGQTMSQADMRAAWAKAREEGKQQAKTAKAEVMERKDQL; from the coding sequence ATGGACATCATCGAATCAGCAAAGCAGCGCATCCAGCGTGAAGTCACGGACATCGAGAATCGCACCGACCTGACCGACGATCAGAAACGTTCTCGCATCATTCACATCTTCTCGGCCACCTGCGCCGCTGTCGCGGTGCAGCCGATTCCCTTCGCTGACATCTTTGTGCTGACGCCTATTCAGGCGTACATGGGCACGCGGCTCAGTGCCATCCGGGGCATGCCGCTCTCCGAGAAGGAAGCCAAAGACCTGGTGGTTGAGATTGGCGGGGTCGTTGGTCTTGGCATGATTGCCCAGCAGATTGCGCTCGGTCTTTACAAGACCGGGCTACCCTTCTTGGCTGGGTTCACCACTATCCCCTTGGTCTACGGGCTGACATACGCCATCGGCCGGGTCATGGATCTGTACCTGGAGAAAAAGGAGCGCGGTCAGACCATGAGCCAGGCGGACATGCGCGCGGCCTGGGCCAAGGCGCGTGAAGAGGGCAAGCAGCAGGCCAAGACGGCCAAGGCCGAGGTCATGGAGCGCAAAGACCAGCTGTGA
- a CDS encoding ACT domain-containing protein — MTSKTKTETKTKSEAAATNVTQMPLTVERVATFKTPDGKFFTTEAEALMHIAKAKFSDRIEAYITAKGEQPKGVAGRARNIIGDFLAWEESQK; from the coding sequence ATGACGTCGAAGACGAAGACCGAGACGAAGACGAAGTCCGAAGCCGCAGCCACTAACGTCACGCAGATGCCGCTCACCGTCGAGCGTGTCGCCACCTTCAAGACTCCTGATGGCAAGTTCTTCACCACCGAAGCCGAAGCCCTCATGCACATCGCCAAGGCGAAGTTCAGTGATCGCATTGAGGCCTACATCACCGCCAAAGGCGAGCAGCCCAAGGGCGTCGCCGGACGGGCGCGCAACATCATCGGTGATTTCCTGGCTTGGGAAGAATCCCAGAAATAG
- a CDS encoding phosphate-starvation-inducible PsiE family protein, producing the protein MIQLVYISAATAPMSKRDLTELLQYCRQHNPQIGVTGMLFYGNGTFLQVLEGEERVIDELLDTIEQDPRHTGVHVIQRKAITKREYADWSMGFQQVSERALRAASTAELDDFHEGDFETGYLREHRIVVQSLMDHFRKQRIKAAGQSELGVDEDDAMINVLHRIIRLSVRALAIMMVVTIVWGTLEVGYALYSQLFVPAVTELRINDIVVIFGAFLSVLIAIEIFVNITLYLRDDVVHVKLVIATALMAIARKVIVFDFEKLTPMYILATAAVVLALGLIYWLMDRQTVIGARHQRPDA; encoded by the coding sequence ATGATTCAGCTCGTCTATATCAGCGCGGCGACCGCGCCCATGTCGAAGCGGGACTTAACGGAGCTGCTGCAGTACTGCCGCCAGCATAATCCGCAGATCGGCGTGACCGGGATGCTGTTCTACGGCAACGGCACCTTCTTGCAGGTGCTCGAGGGCGAAGAGCGCGTTATCGACGAGTTGCTCGACACCATCGAGCAAGACCCGCGCCACACCGGCGTGCATGTCATCCAGCGCAAAGCGATCACCAAGCGTGAGTATGCAGACTGGAGCATGGGCTTTCAGCAGGTATCAGAGCGTGCGCTGCGCGCTGCCAGTACAGCCGAGTTGGACGACTTTCATGAAGGTGATTTTGAAACCGGCTACCTGCGTGAGCACCGCATTGTGGTACAGAGCTTGATGGATCACTTCCGCAAACAGCGCATTAAAGCCGCCGGACAAAGCGAGTTGGGCGTCGATGAAGATGACGCCATGATCAATGTGCTGCACCGCATCATCCGCCTGTCAGTGCGCGCACTGGCTATCATGATGGTGGTTACCATCGTCTGGGGCACGTTGGAGGTGGGGTATGCGCTCTACAGCCAGTTGTTTGTCCCTGCGGTGACCGAGCTTCGCATCAACGACATCGTGGTGATCTTCGGTGCCTTCCTGTCGGTGCTGATTGCCATCGAGATCTTCGTCAACATCACTCTGTACCTGCGCGATGATGTCGTCCATGTGAAGCTGGTCATCGCCACTGCGCTGATGGCCATCGCACGAAAGGTGATCGTGTTCGATTTCGAGAAGCTGACGCCAATGTACATCCTCGCCACAGCGGCCGTGGTCTTGGCGCTTGGTCTGATCTACTGGCTGATGGATCGCCAAACAGTCATCGGTGCGCGTCATCAGCGGCCAGACGCCTGA
- a CDS encoding carbon storage regulator, translating into MPNTPQTNDKPRSVGLILTRRPGELIMLELPEDLGGHRVQISCVAIDRNQVKIVIRAPNDWNIYRGELRGEYVDTGVEAPETDDETQEPGVTSDRQQIIIRTRPRRRRKQS; encoded by the coding sequence ATGCCCAATACACCGCAAACCAACGACAAACCCCGCTCAGTCGGGCTGATCCTTACGCGCAGACCCGGCGAATTGATAATGCTCGAGTTACCCGAGGACCTCGGCGGCCATCGCGTACAGATCAGCTGCGTGGCCATTGACAGAAACCAAGTCAAAATTGTTATCAGAGCGCCGAACGACTGGAATATCTATCGAGGAGAGCTGCGCGGTGAGTACGTCGACACTGGCGTCGAAGCACCCGAGACTGACGACGAAACCCAAGAACCAGGGGTAACATCTGACAGGCAGCAGATCATCATCCGCACCCGCCCGCGTCGCCGGAGGAAGCAGTCATGA
- a CDS encoding DUF4224 domain-containing protein produces MNEEPFFLTDEDIADLTGYVRVDKQREHLRELGIPFCPDRKGRPRVPRNAFRLVAIPQRFRIIEGDVEYRMPYPLPPRPKGSDDTGP; encoded by the coding sequence ATGAACGAGGAACCTTTCTTCCTGACCGACGAAGACATTGCCGACTTAACCGGCTATGTCCGCGTCGACAAACAACGTGAGCATCTGCGCGAACTCGGTATCCCGTTTTGCCCGGACAGGAAGGGGCGGCCACGGGTGCCGAGGAACGCCTTCCGCCTGGTCGCCATCCCCCAGCGGTTCCGCATCATTGAAGGGGATGTCGAGTACCGCATGCCTTATCCCTTGCCGCCAAGGCCTAAAGGAAGTGACGATACAGGACCATGA
- a CDS encoding DUF938 domain-containing protein, translating into MLSGKPFAAASEENRTPILTVLETRFATASRVLEIGGGTGQHAVFFAEQLPHLHWQCTDRAQNLPGIQQWIAEAALPNLPPPLQLDVTSEQDWPAGPFDAVFSANTAHIMSLREVKAMFVGVGRVLQAGGCFALYGPFSRDGRHNSPSNAMFDLQLRARDPESGVRDIRDLERIAAAAGLDLEEDCSMPVNNRTLIWRRRKGKHN; encoded by the coding sequence ATGCTGAGCGGAAAGCCGTTCGCGGCGGCAAGCGAGGAAAACAGGACGCCAATTCTGACGGTGCTCGAGACCCGATTCGCCACTGCGAGCCGAGTGCTCGAGATTGGCGGTGGAACCGGTCAGCACGCAGTCTTTTTTGCTGAGCAATTGCCGCATCTGCATTGGCAATGCACGGACCGCGCGCAAAATCTCCCTGGTATCCAACAGTGGATCGCCGAAGCCGCCCTGCCCAACCTACCACCGCCACTGCAACTCGATGTCACATCCGAGCAGGACTGGCCGGCTGGCCCTTTTGATGCCGTTTTCAGCGCCAATACTGCTCACATCATGTCGCTCCGGGAGGTGAAAGCCATGTTTGTTGGTGTCGGCCGGGTGCTGCAAGCCGGTGGCTGTTTTGCGCTGTACGGGCCTTTCAGTCGCGATGGGCGCCATAATAGCCCGAGTAATGCGATGTTTGATCTGCAATTGCGCGCACGTGACCCAGAAAGCGGGGTGCGTGACATTCGTGATTTGGAACGCATCGCGGCGGCTGCAGGCTTGGATCTTGAAGAAGACTGCAGCATGCCGGTGAACAACCGCACCCTGATTTGGCGACGTCGCAAAGGAAAGCACAATTAA
- a CDS encoding 2OG-Fe(II) oxygenase family protein, whose product MNAFTAERGLPPLPSIREVKPGSFVFERRHALPPAFCQEMIARFEANPQQQYEGRIGQIQERDRAIKQTMDLVVSNKDDWKDADEMFFGSLAAALREFRETFPYFKGPFKDMGYQIQRYREAEFYHWHIDGGSHAFSQRQLVALWYLNDVPGPGGETQFLYQDISVRPEQGKLVLFPPFWTHEHRAVSLVSGVKYIATTWVVFA is encoded by the coding sequence ATGAACGCTTTCACCGCCGAGCGCGGATTGCCACCCCTGCCGAGCATTCGCGAAGTCAAGCCGGGCAGCTTTGTGTTCGAGCGCCGTCATGCTCTGCCACCGGCTTTTTGCCAGGAGATGATCGCGCGCTTCGAGGCGAATCCACAGCAACAGTACGAGGGCCGCATCGGGCAAATCCAGGAGCGTGACCGCGCCATCAAGCAAACCATGGATCTGGTGGTCAGCAACAAGGACGACTGGAAGGACGCCGATGAGATGTTTTTCGGCTCCCTGGCCGCCGCGCTACGCGAGTTTCGCGAGACCTTTCCCTACTTCAAAGGCCCCTTCAAGGACATGGGCTACCAGATTCAACGTTACCGGGAAGCTGAGTTTTACCACTGGCACATCGATGGCGGCAGTCACGCCTTTAGTCAGCGGCAGTTGGTGGCGCTTTGGTACCTGAACGACGTGCCAGGTCCAGGCGGGGAAACGCAATTTCTTTATCAGGACATTAGCGTGCGCCCGGAACAGGGCAAACTGGTGCTTTTCCCACCATTCTGGACGCATGAGCATCGCGCGGTGAGTCTTGTCTCTGGCGTCAAATATATCGCCACAACCTGGGTGGTGTTCGCATGA
- a CDS encoding FeoC-like transcriptional regulator, producing MLTDVRAYLLERPLASLNDIALHLRVPPEVARELCAVWIRKGQLERIDCANGCDRCQLCQGPPAEFYRWRAAAVSK from the coding sequence ATGCTTACCGATGTGCGCGCCTATCTGCTCGAACGACCGCTCGCCAGCCTGAACGACATCGCGCTGCATCTGCGGGTGCCACCGGAGGTGGCGCGGGAGTTATGCGCGGTCTGGATACGCAAGGGACAGCTCGAGCGCATCGACTGCGCCAACGGCTGCGATCGCTGCCAGCTCTGCCAAGGACCGCCGGCGGAATTCTATCGCTGGCGGGCGGCCGCTGTCTCGAAGTAA
- the feoB gene encoding Fe(2+) transporter permease subunit FeoB: protein MDQESGKPENSGATPAVGADSGANRPGAPAPPLTLALAGNPNCGKSALFNALTGIRQTTGNWPGVTVERKEGRCELDGRAVRVIDLPGIYSLDASSLDERVARDYLLAREADVIINVVDATNLERNLYLSVQLLEMGVPIVVALNMMDLARRRGIDIDAAALARELGCPVVPVVAVNKEGLTELSARALAVARGQESAGFSLAQDECVEQGVVALSEAILATARPLRPDTEVVDALARPPNARWLALKLLEDDAFATQQVDAPIRALAAQWRAAIAERSGEEPDIYLADSRFGHAHALTARAQRCRGQVGGTLSDAIDRVVLSRFWGVPLFLLVMYLMFVFTINIGGAFIDFFDGAAAALFVDGFGAVLDGLGTPELPRLLLAEGVGGGLTVVATFIPIIASLYIFLSALEDSGYMARAAFVMDRFMRSIGLPGKAFVPLIVGFGCNVPAVMATRTLENERERKLTILMNPFMSCGARLPVYVLFAAAFFPHSGQNVVFALYLTGIAVALLTGLVMKRTLLAGSSTGFMMELPPYHLPTVRGVLLRTWDRVRLFLREAGQIIIVMVVVLNLLGSIGTDGSIGETDSDASVLSAASRLTTPLFAPMGIDADNWPAVLGIVSGVLAKEVIVGTLDTVYGQLAAEEQPEPETPESFDLLAALSDALATIPANLGAALGGLTDPLGLGDLNGAAADPGVSAGAFGAMEVRFDGRAGAFAYLLFVLLYFPCIATIGAIVREAGNAWAAFVAAWTTGIAYITATLFYQITTFARHPWWSGSWIAISLLTLILVFVGLRIWAHRGRDTAA from the coding sequence ATGGATCAGGAATCTGGAAAACCAGAAAACTCAGGCGCAACCCCGGCGGTTGGAGCAGACTCAGGCGCGAATCGGCCAGGAGCGCCCGCGCCTCCGCTCACCCTGGCCCTGGCCGGCAACCCCAACTGTGGCAAATCGGCGCTCTTTAATGCCCTGACCGGCATCCGTCAGACCACCGGCAACTGGCCGGGGGTCACGGTGGAACGCAAGGAAGGGCGTTGCGAACTGGACGGGCGCGCGGTGCGGGTGATCGATCTGCCCGGCATTTACTCACTCGATGCCAGCTCGCTTGATGAGCGGGTGGCACGCGACTATCTGCTCGCGCGCGAGGCCGATGTCATCATCAATGTGGTGGATGCAACCAATCTGGAGCGCAATCTTTACCTTAGCGTGCAGTTGCTCGAGATGGGCGTGCCCATTGTGGTGGCACTCAACATGATGGACCTGGCCCGCCGCCGCGGGATCGACATCGACGCGGCGGCACTGGCACGGGAACTTGGCTGCCCGGTGGTGCCGGTGGTGGCGGTCAATAAAGAGGGGCTGACGGAACTCAGCGCGCGCGCGCTGGCAGTGGCCCGCGGTCAGGAGTCCGCGGGCTTTAGCCTGGCGCAGGATGAGTGTGTCGAGCAGGGTGTGGTGGCCCTGAGCGAAGCCATTTTGGCCACCGCGCGACCGCTGCGGCCAGACACCGAGGTGGTGGACGCCTTGGCACGTCCGCCCAATGCCCGCTGGCTGGCGCTCAAGCTGCTTGAAGACGATGCCTTTGCCACCCAGCAGGTGGACGCGCCCATCCGCGCGCTGGCCGCGCAATGGCGCGCGGCCATTGCCGAGCGCTCCGGCGAGGAGCCGGACATCTACCTTGCCGATTCGCGCTTCGGCCATGCCCACGCGCTAACCGCGCGCGCGCAGCGCTGTCGCGGTCAAGTCGGCGGCACCCTGTCGGATGCTATCGACCGTGTGGTGCTGAGCCGCTTCTGGGGCGTGCCCCTGTTTCTGCTGGTGATGTACTTGATGTTTGTCTTCACCATCAATATTGGCGGCGCCTTCATCGACTTCTTTGACGGCGCGGCGGCGGCGCTCTTTGTCGATGGCTTCGGCGCTGTGCTCGACGGACTCGGTACGCCCGAGTTGCCGCGCCTTCTGCTAGCCGAGGGTGTCGGCGGCGGGTTGACTGTGGTGGCGACTTTTATTCCGATTATCGCCAGCCTCTACATTTTTCTCTCGGCACTCGAGGACTCCGGCTACATGGCGCGCGCGGCCTTTGTCATGGACCGCTTCATGCGCTCCATCGGCCTGCCGGGCAAGGCCTTTGTGCCGCTGATTGTCGGCTTCGGCTGCAATGTGCCGGCGGTCATGGCCACGCGCACGCTGGAGAACGAGCGCGAGCGCAAGCTGACCATCCTGATGAATCCCTTCATGTCCTGCGGGGCTCGGCTGCCGGTTTATGTGTTGTTTGCCGCGGCCTTCTTTCCGCACTCGGGCCAGAATGTGGTGTTCGCGCTCTATCTGACTGGCATTGCCGTGGCATTGCTGACCGGACTAGTGATGAAGCGCACCCTGCTCGCCGGCAGCAGCACGGGGTTCATGATGGAGCTGCCGCCCTATCATCTGCCGACGGTTCGCGGGGTGCTGCTGCGCACCTGGGATCGGGTGCGGCTGTTTCTGCGCGAGGCGGGGCAGATCATTATCGTCATGGTGGTGGTGCTCAACCTGCTCGGTTCCATCGGCACCGACGGCAGCATTGGCGAGACCGACAGCGATGCCTCGGTGCTGAGCGCCGCCAGTCGCCTCACCACGCCCTTGTTCGCGCCCATGGGGATAGACGCGGACAACTGGCCGGCGGTGCTGGGCATTGTCTCCGGTGTGCTGGCGAAAGAGGTGATCGTCGGCACCCTGGATACTGTCTACGGGCAACTCGCCGCCGAGGAGCAACCCGAGCCAGAGACGCCTGAGTCTTTTGATCTGCTCGCGGCCCTGAGCGACGCCCTGGCCACTATCCCGGCCAATCTCGGCGCGGCGCTAGGCGGCCTGACCGATCCGCTGGGCCTGGGCGATCTGAACGGGGCCGCGGCTGATCCTGGCGTTTCCGCCGGCGCCTTTGGTGCCATGGAGGTGCGTTTTGACGGCCGCGCTGGCGCCTTTGCCTATCTGCTGTTCGTGCTGCTGTATTTTCCCTGCATCGCCACCATCGGCGCCATTGTGCGCGAGGCCGGCAATGCCTGGGCGGCCTTTGTGGCCGCCTGGACCACCGGCATCGCCTACATCACGGCGACGCTTTTTTACCAAATCACCACCTTCGCGCGCCATCCCTGGTGGTCGGGCAGCTGGATCGCGATCAGCCTGCTGACCCTTATTCTGGTCTTTGTCGGACTGCGTATCTGGGCGCATCGCGGTCGGGACACAGCTGCTTGA
- a CDS encoding two-component system response regulator, with the protein MTPPNPDRPRILIVDDVHENLHALMQLLREDYAILAATNGAKALDLAAGEPRPDLILLDVKMPGMDGYSVLARLKSDPATAEIPVIFVTALSSPGDETRGLQLGVADYITKPVDPELLHLRVRTQLELGRYRRANALPLSAQPERPPSLLLVDDIPENLHELLETLKHDYRIRVASSGPKALEIVSGPEPPDLILLDIVMPGMDGYEVCQRIKALPRGRRIPVIFVTVVDASAEKVRGFEAGAADYLTKPLDIDEVRARVRTHLELARLRAALEDQVTERTALLRQSEQKYRILADYSPNWEYWLAPDGGYLYVSPACQDVTGHPPADFFTDPELMTGLIHPDDRPRWLKHVPDVADADPEPLRLRLRARDGGERWIEHYCKPVFDEDGRFLGRRGSNADVTERHHAEQRADDLAHRDPLTGLPNRTLFAELLEHAIGQARHGRGRFALLLVDIDRFKTINESLGHSLGDQLLATIAKRLIEQGPEAEAIARIGSDEFTMIIELPATEPSGIDLFAQRLLDSLCRPCTLSGQDVYTSASIGIALYPTDGADTETLLRHANAALHGAKDRGRNQMRFFARELSHRARERLQLEADLRRGIDQNQLCLHYQPQVDAQSRTLTGLEALVRWKHPEQGMISPGEFIPIAEESGLIVQLGDWVLRAACHQMASWRAAGLRPPRTAVNVSAVQLSHGQLTQRVADALAASTLPAEYLELEITESFLMRDQERAQQTLAELRELGVRLSIDDFGTGYSSLAYLQKLRVHKLKIDLSFVRDMTSNQANAAIVKAIIALGHSLGLEVLAEGVEQEDQAEELRAQGCDLIQGYLIARPLPVARLHNWLVSSTPLAHDPSIRAS; encoded by the coding sequence ATGACGCCTCCCAATCCGGACCGCCCACGCATTCTGATCGTCGACGACGTGCATGAAAATCTCCATGCGCTCATGCAACTGCTGCGCGAGGACTATGCCATTCTCGCCGCCACCAATGGCGCCAAAGCGCTTGATCTGGCGGCTGGCGAGCCCCGCCCCGACCTGATTCTGCTGGATGTGAAAATGCCCGGCATGGACGGGTATTCGGTGCTGGCCAGACTCAAGTCCGATCCCGCCACCGCCGAGATTCCGGTGATTTTCGTCACAGCCTTGTCATCGCCGGGCGACGAGACACGCGGCCTACAACTCGGGGTGGCCGATTACATCACCAAGCCGGTGGACCCGGAGTTACTCCATCTACGCGTGCGCACCCAGCTTGAGCTTGGCCGCTATCGGCGCGCCAATGCGCTGCCGCTTAGCGCGCAACCCGAGCGCCCACCCAGCCTGCTGCTGGTCGACGACATCCCCGAGAATCTGCACGAGCTACTCGAAACCCTGAAACACGACTACCGCATCCGCGTCGCCAGTAGCGGCCCCAAGGCGCTGGAGATCGTCTCCGGTCCCGAACCGCCGGATCTGATTTTGCTCGACATCGTCATGCCCGGCATGGACGGCTACGAAGTTTGCCAGCGCATCAAGGCACTGCCGCGCGGCAGGCGAATTCCGGTGATCTTTGTCACTGTGGTCGACGCCAGTGCCGAGAAGGTGCGCGGCTTCGAGGCCGGGGCAGCTGATTATTTAACCAAACCGCTCGACATCGACGAGGTGCGCGCGCGAGTGCGCACCCATCTGGAGCTGGCGCGGCTGCGCGCGGCGCTGGAGGATCAGGTCACCGAGCGCACCGCGCTGCTGCGCCAGAGCGAGCAGAAATACCGCATTCTGGCGGACTACTCGCCAAACTGGGAATACTGGCTGGCACCCGATGGTGGCTACCTCTATGTCTCCCCTGCCTGTCAGGATGTCACCGGCCACCCACCGGCGGATTTTTTTACCGACCCCGAGTTGATGACAGGCCTGATTCACCCCGATGATCGCCCGCGCTGGCTCAAGCATGTGCCGGATGTCGCGGATGCCGATCCCGAGCCACTGCGTCTGCGCCTGCGCGCGCGCGATGGCGGCGAACGCTGGATCGAGCACTATTGCAAGCCGGTATTCGACGAGGATGGGCGTTTTCTCGGTCGGCGCGGCTCCAACGCCGATGTAACCGAACGCCATCACGCCGAACAACGTGCCGATGATCTCGCCCACCGCGATCCCCTGACGGGGCTGCCCAACCGCACCCTGTTCGCCGAACTGCTCGAGCATGCCATCGGCCAGGCACGCCACGGGCGCGGGCGCTTCGCGCTGCTGCTGGTGGATATTGACCGCTTCAAGACCATCAACGAGAGTCTGGGCCACAGTCTTGGCGACCAACTACTGGCCACCATTGCCAAACGTCTGATTGAACAGGGCCCCGAGGCCGAGGCCATCGCGCGCATTGGCAGCGACGAGTTCACCATGATCATTGAGCTGCCGGCGACCGAGCCCTCGGGTATCGATCTCTTTGCCCAGCGATTGCTCGACAGCCTGTGTCGACCCTGCACGCTGAGCGGCCAAGATGTCTACACCAGCGCCAGCATCGGCATCGCGCTTTACCCGACCGATGGCGCGGATACCGAGACCCTGCTCCGCCATGCCAACGCCGCCCTGCATGGCGCCAAGGATCGCGGACGCAATCAGATGCGTTTCTTCGCGCGCGAGCTGTCGCATCGCGCACGCGAGCGCCTGCAACTGGAGGCCGACCTGCGCCGCGGCATCGACCAGAACCAGCTGTGCCTGCACTACCAGCCCCAGGTTGATGCCCAAAGTCGCACCCTGACCGGCCTGGAAGCCCTGGTGCGCTGGAAACACCCCGAACAGGGCATGATCTCCCCCGGTGAGTTCATCCCCATCGCCGAGGAAAGCGGGCTGATCGTGCAGCTCGGCGACTGGGTGCTGCGCGCGGCCTGCCACCAGATGGCCAGCTGGCGCGCCGCCGGGCTCAGGCCGCCGCGCACCGCGGTCAATGTCTCGGCAGTGCAACTCAGCCATGGCCAGCTCACCCAAAGGGTTGCCGATGCACTCGCCGCCAGCACCCTGCCAGCCGAGTATCTGGAATTGGAAATCACCGAAAGCTTTCTGATGCGCGACCAGGAGCGCGCCCAGCAAACCCTGGCCGAACTGCGCGAGCTTGGGGTGCGGCTGTCCATCGATGACTTCGGCACCGGCTACTCATCGCTCGCCTACCTGCAGAAGCTGCGGGTACACAAGCTCAAAATCGACCTGTCCTTCGTGCGCGACATGACCAGCAACCAGGCCAATGCCGCCATCGTCAAGGCCATCATCGCCCTGGGCCACAGCCTGGGACTCGAGGTTCTGGCCGAGGGCGTTGAGCAGGAGGATCAGGCCGAGGAACTGCGCGCCCAGGGGTGCGACCTCATCCAGGGCTATCTGATCGCCCGCCCGCTGCCTGTGGCGCGGCTTCACAACTGGCTGGTCAGCTCCACGCCCCTCGCGCACGACCCTAGCATCCGCGCCAGTTGA